Proteins co-encoded in one Neovison vison isolate M4711 chromosome 9, ASM_NN_V1, whole genome shotgun sequence genomic window:
- the LOC122917638 gene encoding procathepsin L-like yields the protein MHPSLFLAALCLGIASAAPQLDQSLDGRWSQWKVAHKRLYNKDEEGRRRAVWEMNLKVIEQHNQEYSQGKHSFTMAMNDFGDLTSEEFQQVLNDLKILKQEERNVFQPPLFAEIPSSVDWREKGYVTPVKDQGQCQSCWAFSATGALEGQIFRKTGKLVSLSEQNLVDCSWSQGNEGCRGGLMDFAFQYVMDNGGLESEESYPYLARNDYCRYRPEKSAANVTTFWHVYNKEDGLMTTVATVGPVSVAVDSSPYSFQFYKTGIYYDPICSNTRLNHGVLVVGYGFEGEESEDKKYWIVKNSWGTNWGMEGYMLLAKDRDNHCGIATMASFPVV from the exons ATGCATCCTTCTCTCTTCTTGGCTGCCCTTTGCCTGGGGATAGCTTCAGCTGCTCCACAACTTGATCAGAGCTTAGATGGGCGCTGGTCCCAGTGGAAGGTGGCCCACAAGAGATTGTACAACAAG GATGAAGAAGGACGGAGGAGAGCAGTGTGGGAGATGAATCTGAAAGTGATTGAACAGCACAACCAGGAGTACAGCCAAGGGAAACACAGCTTCACGATGGCAATGAATGACTTTGGTGACCTG acCAGTGAAGAATTCCAACAGGTGTTGAATGACCTTAAAATCCTGAAGCAAGAGGAAAGGAACGTGTTCCAACCCCCTCTCTTTGCTGAGATCCCCTCGTCCGTGGACTGGAGAGAGAAAGGCTACGTGACCCCCGTGAAGGATCAG GGTCAGTGTCAATCTTGTTGGGCTTTTAGTGCAACTGGTGCCCTTGAAGGACAGATATTCCGGAAAACGGGCAAACTTGTGTCACTGAGCGAGCAGAACCTCGTGGACTGCTCTTGGTCTCAAGGCAATGAGGGCTGCCGCGGTGGCCTGATGGATTTTGCCTTCCAATATGTTATGGACAACGGAGGCCTGGAATCAGAGGAATCCTACCCGTATCTTGCAAGG AATGACTACTGCAGATACAGGCCTGAGAAATCTGCCGCCAACGTGACTACCTTCTGGCACGTCTATAACAAGGAGGATGGTCTTATGACCACAGTGGCAACTGTGGGGCCCGTCTCTGTTGCTGTAGACTCAAGCCCCTATTCCTTCCAGTTCTATAAAACAG GCATTTATTATGATCCAATCTGCAGCAATACACGCCTGAATCACGGCGTTCTGGTGGTTGGCTATGGCTTTGAAGGAGAAGAATCAGAGGACAAAAAATACTGGATAGTCAAGAACAG CTGGGGTACAAACTGGGGCATGGAGGGCTACATGCTGTTGGCCAAGGACCGGGATAACCACTGTGGAATCGCCACCATGGCCAGCTTTCCTGTCGTGTGA